The Sphingomicrobium sp. genome has a window encoding:
- a CDS encoding leucyl aminopeptidase family protein, translating into MTDFTSLLAPDRGQRARSIHLVDKQGFDAWLKPRPAEDRAIVEAQRFDAKSPGAWVILPRGNEFEVVAAVKNSAELSPWCLATLAEKLPEGSYKLAAGEPGAAALGWLLAQHRFDAYRSKKDDQERGPRVLLTGEAARVDETVRLASATALVRDLVNTPAADLGPAELEKAAADLASRSGADLRVTKGDELAEHYPLIEAVGRAASPDRAPRLIELEWGKPDDPRVAIVGKGVCFDSGGLDLKPASGMRLMKKDMGGAAHALALAQLIIDARLAVRLHLLIPAVENAVSGNAFRPGDVIKSRKGLFVEIDNTDAEGRLILADALDKAAEDKPELVVDFATLTGAARVALGPDLPAFFSSDDELAEEAAEAAKRTEDPLWRMPLWDPYDEMLKSDIADLANSANSPMAGCITAAMFLKRFVPENTPWAHLDTYAWRDAAKPGRPKGGEALGLRTIFEVVEKRYSRG; encoded by the coding sequence ATGACCGACTTCACCTCCCTCCTGGCCCCCGACCGGGGCCAGCGGGCGCGCAGCATCCACCTGGTCGACAAGCAAGGCTTCGATGCGTGGCTGAAGCCCCGGCCTGCCGAGGACCGGGCGATCGTCGAAGCGCAACGGTTTGATGCCAAGTCGCCGGGAGCATGGGTAATCCTGCCGCGCGGTAATGAGTTCGAGGTCGTTGCCGCCGTCAAGAACAGCGCCGAACTTTCGCCCTGGTGCCTCGCGACGCTCGCGGAGAAACTGCCTGAGGGCAGCTACAAGCTCGCCGCCGGAGAGCCCGGCGCCGCCGCGCTCGGCTGGCTGCTCGCCCAGCACCGTTTCGATGCCTACCGCTCGAAGAAGGACGATCAGGAGCGCGGCCCGCGCGTGCTGCTGACCGGCGAAGCTGCGCGAGTCGACGAGACGGTGCGCTTGGCGAGCGCAACCGCGCTTGTCCGCGACCTCGTGAACACGCCCGCCGCCGACCTCGGTCCCGCCGAGCTCGAAAAGGCCGCCGCCGACCTAGCGAGCCGCAGCGGCGCCGACCTCCGCGTCACCAAGGGCGACGAACTCGCCGAACACTATCCCCTGATCGAAGCGGTGGGCCGTGCCGCGTCGCCGGACCGCGCGCCACGCTTGATCGAGCTTGAATGGGGAAAGCCCGACGACCCGCGCGTCGCCATCGTCGGCAAGGGTGTCTGCTTCGACAGCGGCGGCCTCGATCTGAAGCCCGCCTCCGGCATGCGCCTGATGAAGAAGGACATGGGCGGCGCGGCCCATGCGCTCGCCCTTGCCCAGCTCATCATCGACGCGCGGCTCGCCGTGCGGCTCCACCTGCTGATCCCGGCGGTCGAGAATGCCGTCTCGGGCAACGCTTTCCGGCCTGGCGACGTCATCAAGTCGCGTAAGGGGCTGTTCGTCGAGATCGACAATACGGACGCCGAAGGCCGTCTGATCCTTGCCGATGCGCTCGACAAGGCTGCCGAAGACAAGCCCGAGCTGGTCGTCGATTTCGCGACGCTGACCGGCGCGGCGCGCGTTGCGCTCGGACCTGACCTTCCGGCCTTCTTCTCCAGCGACGACGAACTCGCCGAGGAGGCGGCTGAGGCCGCGAAGCGGACCGAGGATCCGCTGTGGCGGATGCCCTTGTGGGATCCTTATGACGAGATGCTCAAGAGCGACATTGCCGATCTCGCCAATTCGGCCAACTCGCCGATGGCCGGCTGCATCACCGCGGCCATGTTCCTCAAGCGCTTTGTTCCCGAGAACACGCCATGGGCGCATCTCGATACTTACGCCTGGCGCGATGCGGCCAAGCCTGGCCGCCCAAAAGGCGGCGAAGCGCTCGGTCTCAGGACCATCTTCGAAGTCGTCGAAAAGCGCTATTCGCGCGGCTGA
- a CDS encoding serine hydrolase domain-containing protein: MLRFAFALVALAAVPIHAQPLSPAEAAKIDAMVAKTLADSKVPSAQVAVVRDGQLVLSKGYGKANEGLPATAKLPYQIASNSKQFTAMALLLLEDDGKLDLDDKVSKYFPDISGADKIALRQLLSHTSGLQDYWPQDYSFAAMASPVTAQGIVDRWAKKPLDYEPGEKWQYSNTGYVVAGMIAEKVSGKPLLQFLQERIFKPLGMTSVMSQDDAIGPRYPTGYGRYALGPVRAVTPAARGWLYAAGELSMTAEDMAKWDIARINRAVLPRDDWEEQEKTVKLNDGTDTHYGLGVFVRDANGRKLVSHGGESVGFLSANNVYPQQKAAIAVFTNSWSGGAYSDIAREITKIVLPPPAQAAEAVAAAAKARSVFDQLRAGKLDRTQLTDNANYYFTPQALADFRASLAPLGEPSAFEPSGSSVLRGGFVIQGYTVKYPNKTLSLSTFYEPGANGRIEQFLISEDE, translated from the coding sequence ATGCTTCGCTTTGCCTTTGCGCTGGTCGCGCTCGCCGCCGTTCCCATCCACGCCCAACCGCTTTCCCCCGCGGAAGCCGCCAAGATCGACGCCATGGTCGCCAAGACGCTGGCGGACAGCAAGGTGCCGTCGGCGCAGGTCGCGGTCGTTCGCGACGGGCAGCTGGTCCTCAGCAAGGGCTACGGCAAGGCCAATGAAGGACTGCCGGCCACCGCCAAGCTGCCCTACCAGATCGCTTCCAACTCGAAGCAGTTCACCGCCATGGCGCTCCTTCTGCTCGAGGACGACGGCAAGCTCGACCTCGACGACAAGGTGTCCAAATATTTCCCGGACATCAGCGGGGCCGACAAGATTGCGCTGCGCCAGCTGCTGTCCCACACGTCCGGGCTGCAGGACTATTGGCCGCAGGACTATAGCTTCGCCGCGATGGCGAGCCCGGTGACGGCGCAAGGCATCGTCGACCGCTGGGCTAAGAAGCCGCTCGATTATGAGCCGGGCGAGAAATGGCAATATTCGAACACCGGCTATGTCGTTGCCGGGATGATCGCCGAGAAGGTCAGCGGCAAGCCGCTCCTCCAGTTCCTCCAGGAACGGATCTTCAAGCCGCTCGGGATGACGAGCGTGATGAGCCAGGACGATGCGATCGGTCCGCGCTATCCGACCGGCTACGGCCGCTATGCGCTCGGACCGGTCCGGGCCGTCACGCCGGCCGCGCGCGGGTGGCTCTATGCCGCCGGCGAATTGTCGATGACCGCCGAGGACATGGCAAAGTGGGACATCGCGCGGATCAACCGCGCCGTGCTGCCGCGCGACGATTGGGAAGAGCAGGAGAAGACGGTCAAGCTCAACGACGGCACCGACACGCATTACGGCCTCGGCGTCTTCGTACGCGACGCGAACGGCCGCAAGCTGGTCAGCCACGGCGGCGAGTCCGTCGGTTTCCTGTCGGCGAACAATGTCTATCCGCAGCAGAAGGCCGCGATCGCCGTCTTCACCAACAGCTGGTCGGGCGGCGCTTATTCGGACATCGCGCGGGAGATCACGAAGATCGTCCTGCCGCCGCCTGCTCAGGCGGCCGAGGCGGTCGCCGCTGCAGCGAAAGCGCGGTCGGTGTTCGACCAACTGCGAGCCGGCAAGCTCGACCGCACGCAGCTGACCGACAATGCCAATTATTATTTCACGCCGCAGGCCCTCGCTGACTTCCGCGCCAGCCTGGCGCCGCTCGGCGAGCCGAGCGCGTTCGAGCCGTCGGGCAGCTCGGTCCTCCGCGGCGGCTTTGTCATCCAGGGCTATACGGTCAAATATCCGAACAAGACGCTCAGCCTGTCGACCTTCTACGAACCCGGCGCGAACGGGCGCATCGAGCAGTTCCTGATCAGCGAAGACGAATGA
- the rimO gene encoding 30S ribosomal protein S12 methylthiotransferase RimO — MNVTTLPKPPRVGLVSLGCPKNLVDSERIMTKLRAEGYDMSPDYAGADVVLVNTCGFLDSAKEESLEAIGEAIAENGRVVVTGCMGKEAEVIRERFPDVLAITGAHQYEEVVAAVHEAAPPIPSPFVDLVPEAGLKLTPRHYSYLKISEGCNHRCAFCIIPQLRGDLVSRRPDAILREAEKLIAAGTRELLVISQDTSAYGVDVRHKAWPWKGGPHAAAPIEVRAHMTDLARELGKLGAWVRLHYVYPYPHVNDVMPLMAEGLVLPYLDIPFQHASPNVLRRMRRPANDAKVLERIRSWRSQVPDIAIRSSFVVGFPGETEEDFAYLLAWLEEAQLDRVGAFKFEPVEGAPATGMDEQVQDDLKQERYEAVMALSARISAEKLARKIGSVTDVIIDAVDPDSGGATGRSKADAPEIDGEVHLRDAGGLKPGDIVPVQVEDADEHDLYGVPV; from the coding sequence ATGAACGTCACAACTCTCCCCAAGCCCCCGCGCGTCGGGCTGGTCTCGCTCGGCTGTCCCAAGAACTTGGTCGACAGCGAGCGGATCATGACCAAGCTGCGCGCAGAAGGCTATGACATGTCGCCCGATTATGCCGGCGCCGACGTGGTGCTCGTCAACACCTGCGGCTTTCTCGATTCAGCCAAGGAAGAAAGCCTCGAAGCCATCGGCGAAGCCATTGCCGAGAACGGCCGGGTGGTCGTCACCGGCTGCATGGGCAAGGAAGCGGAAGTCATCCGCGAGCGCTTTCCCGACGTGCTCGCGATCACGGGCGCACACCAATATGAAGAGGTCGTCGCCGCAGTTCACGAAGCGGCGCCGCCGATCCCTTCACCCTTCGTCGATTTGGTGCCCGAAGCGGGGCTCAAGCTCACGCCGCGCCACTACAGCTATTTGAAGATCTCCGAGGGCTGCAATCACCGCTGCGCCTTCTGCATCATCCCGCAGCTGCGCGGCGATCTCGTCAGCCGCCGCCCGGACGCCATTCTTCGCGAAGCCGAAAAGCTGATTGCCGCCGGGACGAGGGAATTGCTGGTGATCAGCCAGGATACGTCTGCCTACGGCGTCGACGTCCGCCACAAGGCCTGGCCGTGGAAGGGCGGCCCCCACGCGGCAGCACCGATCGAGGTGCGCGCGCACATGACCGACCTTGCGCGAGAGCTAGGGAAGCTCGGCGCCTGGGTCCGGCTCCACTACGTGTACCCCTATCCGCACGTGAACGACGTCATGCCGCTGATGGCTGAGGGTTTGGTCCTCCCCTATCTCGACATCCCGTTCCAGCATGCGAGCCCGAACGTGCTCCGCCGCATGCGCCGTCCAGCGAATGATGCGAAGGTTCTCGAACGCATCCGCAGCTGGCGCTCACAGGTGCCGGACATCGCCATTCGCTCGAGCTTCGTCGTCGGCTTCCCCGGCGAGACGGAAGAGGATTTCGCCTATCTTCTCGCCTGGCTCGAGGAAGCGCAGCTCGATCGCGTCGGCGCCTTCAAGTTCGAGCCGGTCGAAGGTGCGCCGGCGACGGGCATGGACGAGCAGGTGCAGGACGACCTGAAGCAGGAACGTTACGAAGCTGTGATGGCGCTCTCGGCCCGCATCTCGGCAGAAAAGCTGGCGCGCAAGATCGGCTCCGTGACCGACGTGATCATCGATGCCGTCGACCCGGATAGCGGCGGCGCCACCGGACGCTCGAAGGCCGATGCGCCTGAGATCGATGGCGAAGTCCACCTCCGCGACGCCGGCGGGCTCAAGCCCGGCGACATCGTGCCCGTCCAGGTCGAAGACGCCGACGAGCACGATCTCTACGGGGTGCCGGTCTAA
- a CDS encoding potassium channel family protein → MTPRQWHADPMHMTLRRSPPPRPWLQFGIRMAVLVALIAFIVAFHWFERDSLKDQIDGHVTFSDVIYFTMISATTTGYGDVVPVTERARLFDALIVTPIRIFFILILAGTAYTFVIRQTWNKWLMKRIQKNLSDHILLAGFGTSNDKAMQELLARGTDRQRIVVIDKDKEALDRAAECGVAVLLGDASRDETLKAAHVERAAALLISAGRDDSNILIVLTARKLSPTTKVSVTIRESDNEDIARQAGADTVINPVSFSGLLLASSLEGPYRADYLSDLATSEGSVMLRERVVGAEEAGRAPADICTGQVVRLIRDGEVHVPTDRAFEKLQAGDRILEIIDGA, encoded by the coding sequence ATGACACCGCGGCAGTGGCACGCCGATCCGATGCACATGACGCTGCGGCGAAGCCCGCCGCCGCGCCCATGGCTTCAGTTCGGGATCCGCATGGCGGTCCTGGTCGCGCTGATCGCCTTTATCGTCGCTTTCCACTGGTTCGAGCGCGACAGCCTGAAGGACCAGATCGACGGCCACGTCACCTTCAGTGACGTCATCTATTTCACGATGATCAGCGCGACAACGACCGGCTACGGGGATGTCGTGCCGGTGACCGAGCGCGCGCGGCTGTTCGACGCTTTGATCGTCACCCCGATCCGCATCTTCTTCATCCTGATCCTCGCCGGAACCGCCTACACGTTCGTGATCCGGCAAACCTGGAACAAGTGGCTCATGAAACGCATCCAGAAGAACCTCAGCGATCACATCCTGCTCGCCGGCTTCGGCACCAGCAATGACAAGGCCATGCAAGAGCTGCTCGCCCGCGGCACCGACCGCCAGCGGATCGTCGTCATCGACAAGGATAAGGAGGCGCTCGATCGCGCCGCGGAGTGCGGCGTCGCGGTGCTGCTTGGCGATGCCAGCCGTGACGAGACGCTCAAAGCCGCGCACGTCGAACGCGCGGCGGCGCTGCTGATTTCGGCAGGCCGCGACGACAGCAACATCCTGATCGTGCTTACCGCTCGGAAGCTGTCACCGACGACGAAGGTCAGCGTGACGATCCGCGAAAGCGACAATGAAGATATCGCCAGGCAGGCCGGCGCCGACACCGTCATCAACCCTGTCAGCTTTTCGGGCCTGCTGCTCGCAAGCTCGCTCGAGGGCCCGTACCGCGCGGATTACCTTTCGGACCTCGCGACTTCGGAGGGCAGTGTCATGCTCCGCGAACGCGTGGTCGGCGCCGAGGAGGCCGGCCGCGCGCCGGCCGACATTTGCACCGGCCAGGTCGTTCGGCTGATCCGCGACGGCGAAGTTCACGTGCCGACCGACCGCGCCTTCGAGAAGCTGCAGGCGGGCGACCGCATTCTCGAGATCATCGACGGCGCCTGA
- a CDS encoding UDP-glucose/GDP-mannose dehydrogenase family protein produces the protein MRIAMIGTGYVGLVSGACFADFGHQVCCIDKDEAKIDGLNAGKMPIWEPGLEALVKANAERGRLRFTKSLAEGVKDAEAVFIAVGTPARRGDGHADLTFVFQAVRELAKEIRPGTVVVTKSTVPVGTGDEIERILREEGVTDVSVASNPEFLREGAAIADFKHPDRIVVGANDQRAQDVLKEIYRPLFLNRAPILFTARRTAELTKYAANAFLAVKISFINEIADLCEAVDADVQDVARGIGLDNRIGPKFLHAGPGYGGSCFPKDTLALLQTADAAGVDQRIVRTTVEVNDDRKTGMVERVARAVGDLGGKRIAILGLAFKPNTDDMRDAPSIPLVNALIERGATVSAFDPVAREQAEKVFDGIEFAADAYEAAAGADALVIVTEWDEFRALDLDKIAASLRGKVLVDLRNVYDRDEASEAGLTYYGIGRGKLQPA, from the coding sequence ATGCGCATTGCGATGATCGGCACTGGCTATGTGGGACTGGTGTCCGGTGCCTGCTTCGCCGACTTCGGCCATCAGGTCTGCTGCATCGACAAGGATGAAGCGAAGATCGACGGCCTGAACGCCGGCAAGATGCCGATCTGGGAGCCGGGGCTTGAAGCGCTGGTCAAGGCCAATGCCGAGCGCGGCCGCCTGCGGTTCACCAAGAGCCTCGCCGAAGGGGTTAAGGACGCCGAAGCCGTGTTCATCGCGGTCGGAACGCCGGCGCGCCGGGGTGACGGTCATGCCGATTTGACCTTCGTCTTCCAGGCCGTTCGTGAACTGGCCAAGGAAATCAGGCCGGGAACCGTGGTGGTCACCAAGTCGACGGTCCCGGTCGGCACCGGCGACGAGATCGAGCGGATCCTTCGCGAAGAGGGCGTCACCGACGTCTCCGTGGCGTCGAACCCCGAATTCCTCCGTGAAGGCGCGGCGATCGCCGACTTCAAGCATCCGGACCGCATCGTCGTCGGGGCGAACGACCAGCGCGCGCAGGATGTCCTCAAGGAGATCTACCGCCCGCTGTTCCTCAATCGCGCGCCGATCCTGTTCACCGCTCGCCGCACTGCCGAGCTCACCAAATATGCGGCCAATGCGTTTCTCGCGGTGAAGATCAGCTTCATCAACGAGATCGCCGACCTTTGCGAAGCGGTCGACGCGGACGTCCAGGACGTGGCGCGCGGGATCGGGCTCGACAACCGCATCGGGCCGAAGTTCCTGCACGCGGGCCCCGGTTACGGCGGCAGCTGCTTCCCCAAGGATACGCTGGCGCTGCTCCAGACCGCCGATGCGGCGGGCGTCGACCAGCGGATCGTCCGCACGACGGTCGAGGTGAACGACGATCGCAAGACGGGCATGGTTGAACGCGTCGCCCGCGCCGTCGGCGACCTCGGCGGCAAGCGCATCGCCATCCTCGGCCTCGCCTTCAAGCCGAACACCGACGACATGCGCGACGCGCCGTCGATCCCGCTCGTCAACGCACTGATCGAGCGCGGTGCCACGGTCAGCGCGTTTGATCCAGTCGCGCGCGAGCAGGCCGAGAAGGTCTTCGACGGCATCGAGTTCGCAGCTGATGCCTATGAGGCTGCGGCGGGCGCCGATGCCCTGGTCATCGTCACCGAGTGGGACGAATTCCGGGCGCTCGACCTCGACAAGATCGCCGCTTCGCTGCGCGGCAAGGTCCTGGTCGACCTCCGCAACGTCTACGACCGCGACGAAGCCAGCGAGGCGGGGCTCACTTACTACGGGATCGGCCGAGGCAAGCTCCAACCCGCGTGA
- a CDS encoding zinc-dependent alcohol dehydrogenase, whose protein sequence is MRAMDYRGPYRVRVDEKPMPEIQHPRDAIVRVTRSCICGSDLHLYHGMVPDTRIGQTFGHEFCGIVEEVGSEVEKLKVGDHVLVPFNIACGQCHFCKQGLYGNCHESNPAATAVGGIFGYSHTAGGYDGGQAEYARVPYADFGPTVIPDWMDPDDAVLLTDVVPTGYQAAEMGGIQKGDTVVVFGAGPVGIMAARSAWLFGAGRVIVIDHIDYRLEFVREFAPAEVYNFKELDDVVVFMKKTTDGLGADVCIDAVGAEASGNILQSIIGKRMKLEAGSAIALHWAINSVKKGGIVSIVGVYGPTGNLVPIGNVVNKGLTLRANQASVKRLLPKLIEHVKEGRIEPKKIITHKVPLDDIADAYHLFSAKLDNCIKPVLVLANA, encoded by the coding sequence ATGCGTGCAATGGATTATCGCGGCCCCTACCGAGTCCGCGTCGATGAAAAGCCGATGCCGGAGATCCAGCATCCCCGCGACGCCATCGTTCGGGTCACTCGCAGCTGCATCTGCGGGTCCGACTTGCACCTCTACCACGGCATGGTCCCGGACACGCGGATCGGCCAGACCTTCGGCCACGAATTCTGCGGCATCGTCGAGGAGGTCGGCTCGGAGGTCGAGAAGCTGAAGGTCGGCGACCACGTCCTCGTGCCGTTCAACATCGCCTGCGGTCAGTGCCATTTCTGCAAGCAGGGCCTGTACGGCAACTGCCACGAGTCCAACCCCGCCGCGACCGCCGTCGGCGGCATCTTCGGCTATTCGCACACGGCCGGCGGCTATGATGGCGGGCAGGCCGAATATGCCCGCGTTCCTTATGCCGACTTCGGCCCGACGGTGATCCCGGACTGGATGGACCCGGACGATGCGGTGCTGCTGACCGACGTCGTCCCCACCGGCTATCAGGCGGCGGAGATGGGCGGCATCCAGAAGGGCGACACGGTCGTCGTCTTCGGCGCGGGCCCGGTCGGGATCATGGCGGCCCGCTCAGCCTGGCTGTTCGGCGCCGGCCGCGTGATCGTCATCGACCATATCGACTACCGGCTCGAGTTCGTCCGCGAATTCGCGCCGGCCGAGGTATACAACTTCAAGGAGCTCGACGACGTCGTCGTCTTCATGAAGAAGACGACCGATGGCCTCGGCGCCGACGTCTGCATCGACGCGGTGGGCGCGGAAGCCAGCGGCAACATCCTTCAGTCGATCATCGGCAAAAGGATGAAGCTCGAAGCCGGCTCGGCGATCGCGCTCCACTGGGCGATCAACTCGGTGAAGAAAGGCGGGATCGTCTCGATCGTCGGCGTTTACGGCCCGACCGGCAACCTCGTGCCGATCGGCAATGTCGTCAACAAGGGCCTCACCTTGCGCGCCAATCAGGCGAGCGTGAAGCGGCTGCTGCCGAAGCTGATCGAGCATGTGAAGGAAGGCCGCATCGAGCCGAAGAAGATCATCACCCACAAGGTGCCGCTCGATGACATCGCCGACGCCTACCACCTGTTTTCGGCCAAGCTCGACAATTGCATCAAGCCGGTCCTCGTGCTTGCGAACGCGTAA
- a CDS encoding DUF885 family protein has translation MKTSLVRFAAGAMLTIGSNVVYASPSADSRFGKVAAREWSWRQNQEAGGEDNTAVRPHLPDLSPAAQGARLAYLREVLRELDGISRDSLSVARQADYDVYRFQIETMVERLRFREYEKPLNADSSFWTDIGFVARGTFKTERDYRNWLTQMRELPRYFDQQIANMRAGAARGFTPPAVTLKGREATVSSVAAARSPEETLFYEPFRTMPAVIPAPAQAALRSEAKQLINALVIPAYAKLLKYLRAEYIPAARKTLAAEALPAGHAYYRSLVREFTTTNLTPAEIHAIGVAEVDKLHAEMVTEMRKTGFSGSFPAFLQMLRSDPRFYATSEDQLLREAAWITKQIDGKLPLYFGHLPRQRFTVLPVPADLAPSYTAGRGGPGAYLVNTYDLRSRPLYSLRALTLHEAAPGHAFQMPLARENTQRPEFRRNYYFNAYGEGWALYCEWLGDEMGIYETPYDRFGMLSYQMWRAARLVVDTGIHSKGWTREQAQAFLSANTALSPREVETEVDRYISWPGQALAYYLGERAIRSNRLRAETALGAKFNIRAFHDAILELGGVPLPVLDRRIDRFIAEGGKGPYPEEE, from the coding sequence ATGAAGACCTCCCTTGTCCGATTTGCCGCAGGTGCGATGCTCACCATCGGCAGCAACGTCGTGTACGCTTCGCCAAGCGCGGACTCCCGCTTCGGGAAGGTTGCAGCGCGAGAGTGGAGTTGGCGCCAGAATCAAGAGGCAGGGGGCGAGGATAACACTGCCGTCAGGCCGCACTTGCCGGATCTATCGCCCGCGGCTCAGGGGGCGCGGCTCGCCTACCTCAGGGAAGTTTTGCGTGAGCTAGACGGCATTTCGCGCGACAGCTTGTCTGTTGCGCGCCAGGCGGACTACGACGTCTACCGGTTTCAGATCGAGACGATGGTCGAACGGCTCCGCTTCCGCGAGTATGAGAAGCCGCTCAACGCCGACAGTAGCTTCTGGACGGACATCGGATTCGTCGCTCGCGGAACGTTCAAGACTGAGCGCGACTATCGTAATTGGCTGACGCAGATGCGCGAGTTGCCGCGCTACTTCGACCAGCAAATCGCGAATATGCGCGCTGGCGCGGCGCGCGGCTTCACCCCGCCCGCGGTGACGTTGAAAGGGCGCGAGGCAACAGTTTCGTCCGTAGCTGCAGCGAGATCGCCGGAGGAAACTCTCTTCTATGAGCCGTTCCGGACCATGCCGGCGGTGATCCCTGCTCCCGCGCAGGCGGCTCTTCGATCTGAGGCGAAGCAGTTGATCAATGCTTTGGTCATACCTGCATATGCCAAGTTGCTTAAGTACCTGCGCGCGGAATACATACCAGCCGCCCGGAAAACACTGGCTGCCGAGGCGCTGCCAGCCGGTCATGCTTACTACAGATCACTCGTTCGCGAGTTTACGACCACCAATCTGACACCGGCGGAAATTCACGCGATCGGCGTTGCGGAGGTGGACAAGCTCCATGCCGAAATGGTGACCGAGATGCGGAAAACCGGCTTCTCAGGTAGCTTCCCCGCGTTTCTGCAGATGCTTCGGTCGGACCCGCGGTTCTATGCCACAAGCGAAGACCAGCTGTTGCGCGAAGCGGCGTGGATTACCAAACAGATCGACGGCAAGCTGCCGCTGTACTTTGGGCATTTGCCGCGTCAGCGCTTTACCGTGCTTCCGGTGCCCGCAGACTTGGCGCCGTCCTACACCGCAGGCCGCGGTGGTCCTGGAGCGTATCTCGTCAACACCTATGATCTGAGATCGCGGCCGCTTTATTCTTTGCGCGCGCTAACACTGCACGAGGCGGCTCCTGGGCATGCCTTCCAGATGCCACTGGCGCGCGAGAATACGCAACGACCTGAGTTTCGACGAAACTATTACTTCAACGCTTATGGGGAAGGTTGGGCGCTCTATTGCGAGTGGCTTGGTGACGAGATGGGGATCTACGAGACGCCATATGACCGGTTCGGCATGCTGAGCTATCAGATGTGGCGGGCGGCGCGTCTCGTGGTCGACACTGGCATCCATTCGAAAGGTTGGACCCGGGAGCAGGCGCAGGCTTTCTTGTCCGCCAATACTGCTTTGTCTCCCCGTGAGGTAGAGACGGAAGTTGACCGGTACATCAGCTGGCCTGGTCAGGCCCTGGCTTATTACTTGGGCGAACGGGCTATCAGGTCCAACCGCTTGCGGGCCGAAACGGCTCTGGGCGCGAAATTCAACATTCGCGCGTTCCACGACGCCATTCTGGAGCTTGGAGGAGTCCCGCTACCCGTGCTGGACAGGCGCATCGACCGCTTCATCGCCGAGGGCGGCAAGGGTCCGTATCCCGAGGAAGAATGA
- a CDS encoding LysR family transcriptional regulator — MLGTLTLDQLRVLVMIEETGSFSAAGRKLQRAQSAISHAVQTLENMQRVRLFDRSGRAPVLTEAGRALAKQARQVLRQAELFERTASAIAGGLEPELTFAVDNMVPSGPVIRTLADLQQRFPDLAVTLFTEGLGGAERRVRSGTAALGLCIMLPNQAQDLQAYPITSIELVPVVAPSHPLASESRRLEREVLAEHVQLVLTDPENQGGPSYSIVSPRVWRFVDLGRRLDFLLAGFGWATMPSHLVEEHLADGRLRRLPIDDPAILPGAIPVYAVHQRNRPLGTAARSLLEQLQRGSN, encoded by the coding sequence GTGCTTGGCACTTTGACGCTCGACCAGTTGCGCGTGCTGGTTATGATCGAGGAGACCGGCAGCTTCTCCGCAGCAGGCAGGAAGCTGCAGCGGGCGCAGTCGGCAATCAGCCACGCGGTGCAGACCCTGGAGAACATGCAGCGCGTCCGGCTGTTCGATCGGTCAGGACGGGCGCCCGTGCTGACGGAGGCGGGCCGCGCATTGGCCAAGCAAGCTCGGCAAGTGCTGCGCCAGGCCGAACTGTTCGAGCGGACTGCGAGCGCGATTGCGGGAGGGCTGGAGCCGGAGCTGACGTTCGCAGTCGACAACATGGTTCCGAGTGGACCGGTAATCCGGACGCTTGCCGACTTGCAGCAGCGCTTTCCCGACCTCGCGGTTACTTTATTCACCGAGGGCCTTGGTGGTGCCGAGCGGCGCGTCCGGTCGGGGACTGCTGCATTAGGCTTGTGCATCATGCTGCCGAACCAGGCGCAGGACCTTCAAGCCTACCCGATCACATCCATCGAACTGGTGCCCGTCGTCGCTCCGTCGCACCCGCTGGCCAGCGAGAGCCGTCGCCTGGAGCGCGAAGTGCTTGCCGAGCACGTGCAGCTGGTGCTCACCGACCCAGAGAACCAGGGCGGGCCGAGCTACAGTATCGTCAGCCCCCGCGTGTGGCGCTTCGTAGATCTCGGACGGCGGCTCGACTTTCTTCTGGCAGGCTTCGGCTGGGCCACCATGCCATCGCACCTTGTCGAAGAGCATTTGGCGGACGGGCGACTTCGACGCTTGCCGATCGACGATCCCGCTATCCTGCCCGGAGCGATACCCGTCTACGCAGTCCATCAGCGCAACCGTCCTTTGGGCACAGCCGCCCGATCGCTGCTCGAGCAGCTGCAACGAGGGAGCAACTAA
- a CDS encoding DUF2218 domain-containing protein: MNTLSAAAVVPTSSASRYLQQLAKHWSHKFPVEFTPTDGSITFPKDVKGAAFARDAIVKLHATDAALEVRVEASEPAQLEGVKGAVASHLDRFAFREAPLPFDWR, encoded by the coding sequence ATGAACACCTTATCGGCTGCGGCAGTCGTGCCGACTTCGAGCGCCAGCCGCTACCTTCAGCAGCTTGCCAAGCATTGGTCCCACAAGTTTCCCGTCGAGTTCACGCCGACGGACGGCAGCATCACCTTTCCTAAGGATGTTAAGGGCGCGGCCTTCGCCCGTGACGCCATTGTGAAGCTACATGCCACTGACGCAGCGCTCGAAGTCCGGGTGGAAGCTTCAGAGCCGGCACAGCTCGAAGGCGTCAAAGGTGCCGTCGCCAGCCACCTCGACCGCTTTGCATTTCGCGAAGCTCCGCTCCCGTTCGACTGGCGCTGA